One region of Vitis vinifera cultivar Pinot Noir 40024 chromosome 1, ASM3070453v1 genomic DNA includes:
- the LOC132253552 gene encoding uncharacterized protein LOC132253552, whose translation MQRGMAAESIYKERCIAVDDGGSWAKYMSISGSPDDEYDIISEECLLTVDENREGQAAAFGDDIATGCLATEFKREIFVVRRHWSLRSFLFSLFFAYAHLLGILILSSQIFSYPIKLMKLNYEEERDP comes from the exons ATGCagag AGGAATGGCAGCAGAGTCTATTTACAAAGAGAGATGTATTGCTGTGGACGACGGCGGGAGTTGGGCCAAATACATGTCTATCTCTGGTTCTCCTGATGATGAATATGACATCATCTCCGAGGAGTGTTTATTGACTGTAGATGAGAATAGAGAAGGTCAGGCAGCGGCTTTTGGAGATGATATAGCCACTGGATGTCTTGCCACAGAGTTCAAGCGAGAGATATTTGTTGTGAGAAGACATTGGTCCCTTCGTTCGTTCCTATTTTCCTTGTTCTTTGCATATGCCCATTTGCTTGGAATTCTGATTTTATCTTCTCAAATCTTTTCTTATCCAATtaagttaatgaaattaaattatgaagaaGAAAGAGACCCATAA